From the Musa acuminata AAA Group cultivar baxijiao chromosome BXJ3-7, Cavendish_Baxijiao_AAA, whole genome shotgun sequence genome, one window contains:
- the LOC135584166 gene encoding protein NRT1/ PTR FAMILY 7.3-like isoform X2, producing the protein MASYEKSSVEKEKRVAENGDMKTRSASFNKEMNEGKDEQYEYTLDGSVDIRVNQGLATLAFFGVGVNLVLFLTRVLQQNNADAANNVSKWTGTVYIFSLLGAFLSDSYWGRYKTCAIFQVIFVFGLVLLSLSTYLFLLKPSGCGEEHFLCGPHSSMDTGVFYLSIYLIALGNGGYQPNIATFGADQFDAKDPDESHSKVSFFSYFYLALNLGSLFSNTFLNYFEDKGMWALGFWVSAGSAMVALLLFLCGTSRYRHFKPIGNPLSRVCQVVVAASRKWRMKMPTNGGDYLYEAEEMQVSAAHGSRRILHTEGFRFLDRAAVIDPENDFTIQQGTSGCSRDPWRLCPITQVEELKCVLRLIPIWLTTILYSVVFTQMASLFVEQGAAMDGTVAGFRIPPASMSAFDIVSVAAFILFYRRFLNPLVSRLRKDARGLTELQRMGAGLILAIMAMASAGTVEVQRLRSVCRGCDDDSSLSILWQIPQYALIGASEVFMYVGQLEFFNGQAPHGLKSFGSALCMTSISLGNYVSSLLVTAVMEITGKGDRPGWIPANLNRGHMDRFYFLLASLTAADFAVFVTCAIWYRNTKLEDSDEDEDENCNV; encoded by the exons ATGGCCAGCTATGAGAAATCCAGTGTG gaaaaagagaagagagtAGCAGAGAATGGTGACATGAAGACTAGAAGTGCATCGTTTAACAAAGAGATGAATGAAGGGAAAGATGAGCAATATGAGTACACACTTGATGGATCAGTGGACATCAGAG TGAACCAAGGATTAGCGACGTTGGCATTCTTCGGGGTTGGCGTGAACTTGGTCTTGTTCCTGACGAGAGTCCTGCAGCAGAACAACGCTGATGCAGCAAACAATGTCAGCAAGTGGACAGGCACTGTGTACATCTTCTCCCTCCTTGGCGCCTTCCTCAGTGACTCCTACTGGGGAAGATACAAGACATGCGCCATCTTCCAAGTCATCTTTGTATTC GGCTTGGTGCTGCTCTCTCTATCCACCTACCTGTTTCTGCTGAAGCCCTCGGGATGTGGCGAGGAGCACTTCCTCTGTGGCCCTCACTCGAGCATGGACACTGGGGTGTTCTACCTCTCGATCTACCTCATTGCCCTGGGAAATGGAGGGTACCAGCCGAACATAGCCACCTTTGGGGCAGACCAGTTCGATGCGAAGGACCCTGATGAGTCCCACTCCAAAGTCTCCTTCTTCAGCTACTTCTACCTGGCCCTCAACCTGGGGTCCCTCTTCTCCAACACCTTCTTGAACTACTTCGAGGACAAGGGCATGTGGGCACTGGGGTTCTGGGTCTCGGCTGGCTCTGCCATGGTCGCCCTGCTCCTCTTCCTCTGCGGGACTTCCAGGTACAGGCACTTCAAGCCCATCGGCAACCCCCTCTCCAGGGTGTGTCAGGTCGTCGTCGCCGCATCGAGGAAGTGGAGGATGAAGATGCCAACAAATGGTGGCGATTACTTGTACGAGGCGGAGGAGATGCAGGTCTCAGCCGCTCATGGGAGCAGAAGGATACTTCACACTGAAGGTTTCAG GTTCTTGGATCGAGCTGCGGTCATCGATCCGGAGAATGACTTCACGATCCAACAAGGCACGTCCGGCTGCTCCCGCGACCCATGGCGCCTCTGCCCCATCACACAAGTGGAGGAGCTGAAATGCGTGCTCCGGCTAATCCCCATATGGCTGACGACCATCCTCTACTCCGTCGTCTTCACGCAGATGGCCTCCCTATTCGTGGAGCAGGGCGCAGCCATGGACGGCACGGTAGCCGGCTTCCGTATTCCCCCCGCGAGCATGTCGGCCTTCGACATCGTCAGCGTGGCGGCCTTCATCTTGTTCTACCGCAGGTTCCTCAACCCCCTGGTCTCCCGGCTGAGAAAGGACGCGAGGGGGCTGACCGAGCTGCAGAGGATGGGGGCGGGGCTCATCCTGGCGATCATGGCGATGGCGTCGGCGGGAACCGTGGAAGTGCAGCGACTGAGGAGCGTCTGCAGAGGCTGCGACGACGACAGCTCGCTGAGCATCCTGTGGCAGATCCCTCAGTACGCGCTGATAGGAGCCTCGGAGGTGTTCATGTACGTGGGTCAGTTGGAGTTCTTCAACGGCCAAGCGCCGCACGGGCTGAAGAGCTTCGGCAGCGCGCTCTGCATGACTTCCATCTCGCTGGGGAACTACGTAAGCAGCCTACTGGTGACGGCAGTGATGGAGATCACGGGGAAGGGCGACCGACCCGGGTGGATTCCGGCCAACCTCAACAGAGGGCATATGGACAGGTTCTACTTTCTCCTGGCGAGCCTCACCGCCGCCGACTTCGCGGTGTTCGTGACCTGCGCAATATGGTACAGGAACACCAAGTTAGAAGACAGCGACGAGGATGAGGATGAGAACTGCAACGTCTAA
- the LOC135584166 gene encoding protein NRT1/ PTR FAMILY 7.2-like isoform X1, whose protein sequence is MASYEKSSVEKEKRVAENGDMKTRSASFNKEMNEGKDEQYEYTLDGSVDIRGRPAAKGKTGGWVGGVLVLVNQGLATLAFFGVGVNLVLFLTRVLQQNNADAANNVSKWTGTVYIFSLLGAFLSDSYWGRYKTCAIFQVIFVFGLVLLSLSTYLFLLKPSGCGEEHFLCGPHSSMDTGVFYLSIYLIALGNGGYQPNIATFGADQFDAKDPDESHSKVSFFSYFYLALNLGSLFSNTFLNYFEDKGMWALGFWVSAGSAMVALLLFLCGTSRYRHFKPIGNPLSRVCQVVVAASRKWRMKMPTNGGDYLYEAEEMQVSAAHGSRRILHTEGFRFLDRAAVIDPENDFTIQQGTSGCSRDPWRLCPITQVEELKCVLRLIPIWLTTILYSVVFTQMASLFVEQGAAMDGTVAGFRIPPASMSAFDIVSVAAFILFYRRFLNPLVSRLRKDARGLTELQRMGAGLILAIMAMASAGTVEVQRLRSVCRGCDDDSSLSILWQIPQYALIGASEVFMYVGQLEFFNGQAPHGLKSFGSALCMTSISLGNYVSSLLVTAVMEITGKGDRPGWIPANLNRGHMDRFYFLLASLTAADFAVFVTCAIWYRNTKLEDSDEDEDENCNV, encoded by the exons ATGGCCAGCTATGAGAAATCCAGTGTG gaaaaagagaagagagtAGCAGAGAATGGTGACATGAAGACTAGAAGTGCATCGTTTAACAAAGAGATGAATGAAGGGAAAGATGAGCAATATGAGTACACACTTGATGGATCAGTGGACATCAGAGGTAGGCCAGCAGCCAAAGGCAAGACTGGAGGGTGGGTGGGTGGAGTTCTTGTGCTAG TGAACCAAGGATTAGCGACGTTGGCATTCTTCGGGGTTGGCGTGAACTTGGTCTTGTTCCTGACGAGAGTCCTGCAGCAGAACAACGCTGATGCAGCAAACAATGTCAGCAAGTGGACAGGCACTGTGTACATCTTCTCCCTCCTTGGCGCCTTCCTCAGTGACTCCTACTGGGGAAGATACAAGACATGCGCCATCTTCCAAGTCATCTTTGTATTC GGCTTGGTGCTGCTCTCTCTATCCACCTACCTGTTTCTGCTGAAGCCCTCGGGATGTGGCGAGGAGCACTTCCTCTGTGGCCCTCACTCGAGCATGGACACTGGGGTGTTCTACCTCTCGATCTACCTCATTGCCCTGGGAAATGGAGGGTACCAGCCGAACATAGCCACCTTTGGGGCAGACCAGTTCGATGCGAAGGACCCTGATGAGTCCCACTCCAAAGTCTCCTTCTTCAGCTACTTCTACCTGGCCCTCAACCTGGGGTCCCTCTTCTCCAACACCTTCTTGAACTACTTCGAGGACAAGGGCATGTGGGCACTGGGGTTCTGGGTCTCGGCTGGCTCTGCCATGGTCGCCCTGCTCCTCTTCCTCTGCGGGACTTCCAGGTACAGGCACTTCAAGCCCATCGGCAACCCCCTCTCCAGGGTGTGTCAGGTCGTCGTCGCCGCATCGAGGAAGTGGAGGATGAAGATGCCAACAAATGGTGGCGATTACTTGTACGAGGCGGAGGAGATGCAGGTCTCAGCCGCTCATGGGAGCAGAAGGATACTTCACACTGAAGGTTTCAG GTTCTTGGATCGAGCTGCGGTCATCGATCCGGAGAATGACTTCACGATCCAACAAGGCACGTCCGGCTGCTCCCGCGACCCATGGCGCCTCTGCCCCATCACACAAGTGGAGGAGCTGAAATGCGTGCTCCGGCTAATCCCCATATGGCTGACGACCATCCTCTACTCCGTCGTCTTCACGCAGATGGCCTCCCTATTCGTGGAGCAGGGCGCAGCCATGGACGGCACGGTAGCCGGCTTCCGTATTCCCCCCGCGAGCATGTCGGCCTTCGACATCGTCAGCGTGGCGGCCTTCATCTTGTTCTACCGCAGGTTCCTCAACCCCCTGGTCTCCCGGCTGAGAAAGGACGCGAGGGGGCTGACCGAGCTGCAGAGGATGGGGGCGGGGCTCATCCTGGCGATCATGGCGATGGCGTCGGCGGGAACCGTGGAAGTGCAGCGACTGAGGAGCGTCTGCAGAGGCTGCGACGACGACAGCTCGCTGAGCATCCTGTGGCAGATCCCTCAGTACGCGCTGATAGGAGCCTCGGAGGTGTTCATGTACGTGGGTCAGTTGGAGTTCTTCAACGGCCAAGCGCCGCACGGGCTGAAGAGCTTCGGCAGCGCGCTCTGCATGACTTCCATCTCGCTGGGGAACTACGTAAGCAGCCTACTGGTGACGGCAGTGATGGAGATCACGGGGAAGGGCGACCGACCCGGGTGGATTCCGGCCAACCTCAACAGAGGGCATATGGACAGGTTCTACTTTCTCCTGGCGAGCCTCACCGCCGCCGACTTCGCGGTGTTCGTGACCTGCGCAATATGGTACAGGAACACCAAGTTAGAAGACAGCGACGAGGATGAGGATGAGAACTGCAACGTCTAA